Proteins encoded by one window of Panicum virgatum strain AP13 chromosome 7N, P.virgatum_v5, whole genome shotgun sequence:
- the LOC120683352 gene encoding uncharacterized protein LOC120683352 produces the protein MVKTNKLHASLVAYADVNCRYLTDRVLMVSMDDVPPFRETERHVEISAVERYPHGLKYLLEVTKSISMSDDTHVSCLNDLSLLNMLEECKLQRCHRMVLVFNDVYYSYLGPSLKNAHVSYLKNLTHFYKEPGYDFDFDALKHLRLEHCPRLEGVMPRGSALPSLVTLDILFCYNLKAIFYYNKPRSPSFELPRLRRIHLQELPLLEHLRDDDAVLAAPAWEELHVRGCWSLHRLPRLIDRRPGKKAVTVSGERAWWTKLRWDDSHRKSYEPRLPPASASIRERVIIKTYLR, from the coding sequence ATGGTGAAAACCAACAAGCTTCATGCGTCATTGGTAGCCTACGCTGATGTAAACTGTCGCTATCTGACAGACAGAGTCTTGATGGTGTCAATGGATGACGTGCCTCCCTTTCGGGAGACTGAGCGTCACGTGGAGATCTCAGCAGTGGAGCGGTATCCCCATGGTCTGAAGTATCTTCTAGAAGTCACTAAATCAATTAGCATGTCAGACGATACTCACGTCTCCTGCCTCAATGATCTGAGTCTTTTGAATATGCTGGAGGAATGCAAGCTCCAGCGGTGCCATCGCATGGTGCTTGTCTTTAATGATGTGTATTACAGTTACCTGGGGCCGAGTCTGAAGAATGCACATGTCTCTTATCTCAAAAATCTCACGCATTTCTACAAAGAACCGGGTTATGATTTTGATTTCGATGCACTGAAGCACCTCCGGCTGGAGCATTGCCCGAGGTTGGAAGGCGTCATGCCACGTGGATCTGCGCTGCCAAGTCTCGTGACGCTCGACATCCTCTTCTGCTACAATCTCAAGGCAATTTTCTACTACAATAAACCGCGTTCTCCTAGTTTCGAGCTCCCACGTCTTCGGAGGATACACCTCCAGGAGCTGCCCCTGCTGGAGCATCTTCGCGACGACGACGCCGTCCTGGCCGCGCCCGCGTGGGAGGAGCTCCACGTCCGCGGGTGCTGGAGCTTGCATCGTCTCCCGCGCCTCATCGACCGACGACCAGGCAAGAAGGCCGTGACGGTGAGCGGGGAGCGGGCCTGGTGGACCAAGCTCCGCTGGGACGACTCGCACCGCAAGAGCTATGAGCCCAGGCTTCCCCCGGCATCCGCCTCCATCCGCGAGCGCGTCATCATCAAGACCTACCTCAGATGA
- the LOC120681084 gene encoding uncharacterized protein LOC120681084 — MLASSSFYMPLTEWRHYLQDINFWLNGYINSPAYHKLEEKLLRYRVQWNVGVGPTACFTRAISSFDRDVTIRRHGPCDHVIEVDMKQAAAVLGNRFDINDMLHIKVAEQLGLLEHKYDMVDDAELRYYTYDMEKKQDDSVSPLELKSIAPQIMQNLLTKKYLLVVHNLDRPIRPIVLDVTTEDLWLPAPRWNGSFWIVSTTSQDVYDRSNKPDEPRVIKSFSGDDILILTLHSLKQAAKYISVAVGHGEEKYWHHVALQCFHYATMLLIPHSSNIDPPECDAQADVSSDVLIRQWAAQGILPVMKPSVQERMGEDTDRYHCQYYGDDIYQLGNVILEAFREYSLLQLPFSPATKDDEATISAAHFLAYHSLVVEPLTSDELCEGNHSQLEHMKWISHVGDQGWHVSRDWLSQGSSGPTTLIIRHCSQQSRLFMKLESDHFLAKLPYLRVLDISYTPIESLPPSICSLQKLQLLSLRGCYNLRSPFSFPNAEIILCHNNSSRIMFNLLYLDLSYSNIHTFQCGFFHSMPNLKELLLVRCSNLEELPPSIAVLSSLHSFSLVGTPHIKRLSLHGCSKLESVDIKEVDGLEELDLSATAIKELPDNISNLPQLRRLLLRGVPSLRRFPWHKLDRFPDVFCLDQCSSTGTVNHDCSVKSFWID, encoded by the coding sequence GCTGAATGGATATATCAACAGCCCTGCGTATCATAAGTTGGAAGAAAAACTTCTCAGATATCGCGTGCAGTGGAATGTTGGGGTCGGACCCACAGCATGTTTCACACGAGCTATATCGAGCTTCGATCGGGATGTAACGATCAGGAGACATGGTCCCTGCGACCATGTAATAGAGGTGGACATgaagcaggcagcagcagtGCTGGGAAATCGGTTCGACATTAATGACATGCTGCATATCAAAGTGGCAGAGCAGCTCGGGCTACTCGAACATAAATACGACATGGTAGACGACGCTGAGCTGCGGTACTATACCTACGACatggagaagaagcaggatgACAGTGTCTCACCCCTGGAGCTAAAATCCATAGCTCCTCAAATAATGCAAAATCTGCTGACCAAGAAGTACCTGCTGGTGGTTCACAATCTCGACAGGCCAATAAGGCCCATCGTGCTTGATGTTACGACAGAGGACTTATGGCTTCCTGCCCCTAGGTGGAATGGTTCTTTCTGGATCGTATCCACCACCTCCCAAGATGTCTATGACAGGAGCAACAAGCCAGATGAGCCTCGCGTCATCAAATCCTTTTCTGGGGATGATATATTGATTCTCACACTGCATTCCCTGAAACAAGCGGCCAAGTACATCTCTGTCGCGGTTGGCCATGGAGAGGAGAAGTATTGGCATCATGTGGCCCTCCAGTGCTTTCACTACGCCACCATGCTGCTTATTCCCCACAGTTCCAATATTGACCCGCCAGAGTGTGATGCCCAGGCTGATGTTAGCTCAGATGTGTTGATCCGCCAGTGGGCTGCTCAAGGCATCCTTCCTGTCATGAAGCCAAGTGTCCAAGAAAGAATGGGGGAGGACACTGACCGCTACCACTGTCAGTACTATGGTGATGATATATATCAACTTGGAAATGTCATCCTCGAGGCTTTTCGGGAGTATTCGTTGCTGCAGCTGCCTTTTTCTCCTGCAACGAAAGATGATGAAGCCACAATATCTGCTGCACACTTCCTAGCATATCATAGCCTTGTTGTAGAGCCCCTCACATCCGATGAACTCTGTGAGGGAAATCACTCTCAGTTGGAGCACATGAAGTGGATCTCACATGTGggcgaccaaggatggcatgtaAGCAGAGATTGGTTGAGCCAGGGGTCCAGCGGCCCGACCACACTTATTATAAGGCATTGCTCACAACAGTCGAGGTTGTTCATGAAGCTTGAATCTGATCATTTCTTGGCCAAGCTCCCTTATCTTCGTGTTCTTGACATTTCCTACACTCCAATAGAGTCACTTCCTCCTTCAATCTGCAGTCTCCAAAAACTCCAATTGCTTTCCCTTAGGGGCTGCTATAATCTCAGAAGTCCATTCAGCTTCCCAAATGCTGAAATCATCCTATGTCATAACAACAGTAGCAGAATAATGTTCAATTTGCTATACCTCGATCTCTCCTATTCAAATATACACACATTCCAGTGCGGTTTCTTCCATAGCATGCCTAATCTAAAAGAACTCCTGCTTGTTAGGTGCTCGAACCTTGAGGAGTTGCCGCCCTCCATTGCTGTGTTGTCTAGTCTTCATTCATTCTCATTGGTTGGTACACCACATATAAAGCGATTGTCATTGCACGGATGTAGTAAGCTAGAATCCGTGGACATTAAGGAAGTTGATGGTTTGGAGGAGCTCGATCTGTCTGCTACGGCTATCAAGGAGCTACCAGACAACATCTCTAATCTGCCCCAGCTTAGGCGATTGCTTCTCAGGGGCGTTCCTTCCCTGAGACGATTCCCTTGGCATAAGCTGGATAGATTCCCAGATGTGTTTTGCTTGGATCAATGCTCATCAACTGGAACTGTTAATCATGATTGCAGTGTTAAATCGTTTTGGATCGACTAG